In Pleurocapsa sp. PCC 7319, the following are encoded in one genomic region:
- a CDS encoding energy transducer TonB has protein sequence MSYESELNYQSGKLINPAKLSLLLSVALHLLVLKFGLPTLNFNNDSGQREVSVIELSPEQQSRLPDLYPQIENPNVPNISDLPPVDNSQPASPFAIPRSLIPGLGDPSNLPPVAIPPPPNFNLPPLPPVTDITLPPIGDLSQLPQPPEINPLDFKVDPSEFPPPDTNKPTSETAKPQQPKKNTQTAGKPEQKPGKKPQTKPQVKPKPEEIAAKKAADSAKGLSNLSQSLKKTQAGTTDEDARKNYIAWLTKVQEIEPKRIEVQGTYPRDACIRRLEGTSVYGVVVDAEGQVVALDLIKGAKYPIFNEQASQEISQSVLDNDTGKPKPYQVLVNYEYDAEICPSLTLPSIRREQKNQTTESEQKPQPTPAPQPKPKPEPKPEPPPESEPKPEPKPEPKPEPPPEPAAAPAPTPQPAPQPAPQPSPEPEPLPSLRDRLQNIPLPDRKPSELKDIPLPDKPNFKK, from the coding sequence ATGTCTTACGAATCAGAATTAAATTATCAATCTGGCAAGCTGATTAACCCAGCAAAATTATCCTTATTGCTGTCGGTCGCTTTACATTTGCTGGTGCTTAAATTTGGTTTACCAACTTTAAATTTTAATAATGATTCGGGACAAAGAGAAGTTTCCGTAATTGAATTGAGTCCCGAGCAGCAGTCGCGTTTACCCGACTTATATCCCCAAATAGAAAATCCTAATGTACCTAATATTAGCGATCTGCCGCCAGTTGATAATAGCCAGCCAGCCTCACCATTTGCCATACCCCGTTCATTAATTCCAGGCTTAGGAGATCCATCTAATTTACCTCCCGTTGCTATTCCACCTCCGCCAAACTTTAATCTTCCTCCTTTACCGCCGGTAACTGATATTACTTTGCCTCCGATTGGTGATTTATCACAATTACCTCAACCGCCTGAAATTAATCCTCTGGATTTCAAAGTCGATCCATCTGAGTTCCCACCCCCAGATACTAATAAACCAACCTCAGAAACCGCAAAACCTCAGCAACCCAAAAAAAACACACAAACAGCGGGTAAACCTGAACAAAAGCCAGGTAAAAAACCTCAAACAAAACCTCAAGTTAAGCCTAAGCCAGAGGAAATTGCTGCTAAAAAAGCTGCCGATTCAGCCAAGGGACTCAGTAACCTTAGCCAAAGTCTTAAAAAAACGCAAGCTGGTACTACTGACGAAGATGCAAGGAAAAATTACATTGCATGGCTAACTAAAGTCCAAGAGATAGAACCCAAGAGAATCGAAGTTCAAGGCACTTATCCACGAGATGCTTGTATTAGAAGACTTGAAGGTACTAGCGTCTACGGAGTTGTAGTTGATGCTGAAGGTCAAGTTGTTGCCTTAGATTTGATTAAGGGCGCAAAATATCCAATTTTTAACGAGCAAGCTAGTCAAGAAATTAGTCAGAGTGTTTTAGATAATGATACTGGAAAGCCCAAACCTTATCAGGTATTAGTTAACTATGAATATGATGCGGAAATATGTCCTTCTTTAACTCTTCCCTCTATCAGAAGAGAGCAAAAAAATCAGACAACCGAATCAGAGCAGAAACCTCAACCGACACCGGCACCGCAACCTAAACCCAAACCCGAACCCAAACCTGAGCCCCCGCCAGAATCGGAACCCAAGCCCGAACCCAAGCCCGAACCCAAGCCTGAGCCCCCACCGGAACCAGCTGCTGCTCCAGCACCTACACCACAACCGGCACCACAACCGGCACCGCAACCCAGTCCCGAACCTGAACCATTGCCATCATTACGGGATCGGTTACAAAATATTCCACTTCCCGATCGCAAGCCCTCAGAATTGAAAGATATTCCTTTGCCTGATAAGCCAAATTTCAAAAAATAA
- a CDS encoding aldo/keto reductase, whose amino-acid sequence MRQRRFGKTDLNLSVFSLGTMRCLASPQTNRQTIEQAIALGINHLETARGYGQSENYLGQALQDLAIPRQQIHLTTKLSPTPDPQQMSQWIDQSLSRLQVEYIDCLALHGINTWEHLNWVTNPDGCLSAIQTAIKQGKIKHLGFSTHGSLDLILAAIKTDLFEFVNLHYYYFFQRNHPAIALAQEKDLGIFIISPADKGGRLYTPPAKLVELSFPFTPLELNYRFLLSDRRITTLSIGAANPDELTTPLQVADADYPLTTSEKEVCKRLKQHLETSLTTDLCSQCYRCLPCPESINIPEILRLRNLTVAYEMQDYGQYRYGMLENAGHWFPGKKGNRCTDCGDCLPRCPEQLNIPTLLRDTHQRLKGKKRRRLWSE is encoded by the coding sequence ATGCGCCAGCGACGATTTGGTAAAACCGATCTTAATTTATCAGTATTTTCCCTGGGGACAATGCGTTGCTTGGCTTCTCCCCAAACCAACCGCCAAACAATTGAGCAGGCGATCGCTTTGGGGATTAATCATCTGGAAACTGCCAGAGGATATGGTCAGAGTGAAAATTATTTGGGACAAGCATTACAAGACTTAGCCATACCTCGGCAGCAAATTCATCTCACTACAAAATTATCTCCCACTCCTGATCCGCAGCAAATGAGCCAGTGGATCGACCAGTCTCTAAGCAGACTGCAAGTAGAATACATTGACTGTTTGGCACTTCATGGCATTAATACCTGGGAACATTTAAATTGGGTTACAAATCCTGATGGTTGTTTATCGGCAATACAAACTGCGATTAAACAAGGGAAAATCAAACATTTAGGTTTTTCGACTCATGGTAGCCTCGATTTGATTTTGGCAGCAATTAAGACAGATTTATTTGAATTTGTTAACCTACATTATTATTATTTTTTTCAGCGCAACCATCCCGCGATCGCTCTAGCACAAGAGAAAGACTTAGGAATATTTATTATTTCTCCTGCTGATAAGGGAGGTAGATTATATACTCCTCCAGCAAAGCTAGTAGAACTGAGTTTTCCCTTTACCCCCTTAGAATTAAACTATCGTTTTTTATTAAGCGATCGCCGTATTACTACTCTCAGTATTGGTGCCGCAAATCCTGATGAATTAACTACTCCGCTCCAAGTAGCTGATGCTGATTACCCCCTCACCACATCGGAAAAAGAGGTCTGTAAACGGCTTAAACAGCATTTAGAGACTAGTTTGACTACGGATCTCTGTTCCCAGTGCTATCGGTGTCTGCCCTGTCCTGAATCAATTAATATCCCTGAAATCCTAAGACTACGTAACTTGACTGTGGCTTACGAAATGCAGGATTATGGTCAATACCGTTATGGAATGTTGGAAAACGCGGGACATTGGTTTCCAGGGAAAAAAGGTAATCGTTGTACTGACTGTGGTGATTGTTTGCCACGCTGTCCAGAACAATTAAATATCCCAACTTTGCTTAGAGATACTCATCAACGCTTAAAGGGTAAAAAACGCCGACGCTTGTGGTCAGAATGA
- a CDS encoding bifunctional nuclease family protein, translating to MIEMKVAGIVLNAASRSPMILLKDSSERRALPIFIGQDQAEAIIKALEGHRPSRPLTHDLIANIFDDCNIKLERIIIHALTNDIFYAVLCINHKGVKKEIDCRPSDAVAIALRTDSPIWVLEEVVADASIPVDTDADDAERKAFREFVSRLSPEQLIKKSGYKEQH from the coding sequence ATGATTGAAATGAAAGTTGCAGGCATTGTCTTAAATGCAGCTAGTCGTAGTCCGATGATTTTACTCAAGGATAGTTCAGAACGTAGGGCGTTACCAATTTTTATTGGACAAGACCAAGCTGAAGCGATTATTAAAGCTCTGGAAGGACATCGTCCCTCGCGACCTCTGACTCATGACTTAATTGCCAATATTTTTGACGACTGCAATATTAAACTAGAGCGAATTATTATTCATGCTCTAACCAATGATATTTTCTATGCAGTGCTTTGTATTAATCATAAAGGAGTTAAGAAGGAAATCGATTGTCGTCCCAGTGATGCCGTGGCGATCGCTTTGCGTACCGACAGTCCTATTTGGGTACTAGAAGAAGTTGTTGCTGATGCTTCAATTCCTGTGGACACTGATGCTGATGATGCTGAAAGAAAAGCATTTAGAGAGTTTGTTTCTCGCCTAAGCCCTGAACAGCTAATTAAGAAAAGCGGCTATAAAGAGCAACATTAA
- a CDS encoding riboflavin synthase, whose protein sequence is MFTGLVQSLGSIEAYTQNSFQISLIREQSAVVMSDLAIGDSVAVDGVCLTVEAILERGFVATASPETLEKTTLGDRDRAAKYVNLETSLRMGSKIGGHFVTGHIDGVGCLLESISTATSWEIRFGIPTGMSEQWHRVGRYLVSKGSIAVNGISLTIADCAADGSWFTAAVIPHTYAETNLSYLQAGHLVNLESDILGKYVDQLIAHRLPTNSQPEAISLSFLAEHGYG, encoded by the coding sequence ATGTTTACAGGTTTAGTACAATCTTTAGGATCTATTGAGGCTTATACTCAAAATTCCTTTCAAATTTCATTAATAAGAGAACAGTCTGCGGTAGTAATGTCAGATTTGGCTATTGGTGATAGCGTTGCCGTAGATGGAGTATGTTTAACCGTAGAAGCGATTTTAGAGAGAGGTTTTGTAGCTACTGCTTCCCCTGAAACTCTTGAGAAAACAACTTTGGGCGACCGCGATCGCGCTGCTAAATACGTCAACTTGGAAACTTCACTGCGTATGGGAAGTAAAATTGGGGGACACTTTGTGACAGGACATATAGATGGTGTTGGCTGTTTGCTGGAATCGATTTCTACTGCTACATCCTGGGAGATTCGTTTTGGCATACCAACCGGAATGTCCGAACAGTGGCATCGAGTTGGTCGATATTTAGTATCTAAGGGGAGTATTGCCGTTAACGGTATTAGTCTGACCATTGCTGATTGCGCTGCTGATGGTAGTTGGTTTACTGCTGCTGTAATTCCTCATACCTATGCTGAAACTAATCTTAGTTACCTTCAAGCAGGACATTTGGTTAATCTGGAAAGCGATATCTTAGGCAAGTATGTCGATCAGCTAATTGCTCATCGTTTACCAACAAACTCGCAACCAGAAGCTATTAGTTTGTCTTTTTTAGCTGAACATGGGTATGGGTAA